One Candidatus Culexarchaeum yellowstonense genomic region harbors:
- a CDS encoding V-type ATP synthase subunit B: MQEKVLRAKGGIRYKTVSQISGPLLIVKGVNSAAYGEIVKIEGPDGEIRTGQVLETEFGYAVIQVFEGTRGLDTERTAVTFTGETMKFPVSMELLGRIFNGRGEPIDNKPPPLAVDELDVNGAPINPSAREYPKEFIQTGISAIDGMNTLSRGQKLPLFTESGLPHNILAAQIARQATIPGKEEEFAIVFATMGIGMEDALFFKEEFERTGALNRLVMFLNLAEDPAIERIMTPRLALTTAEYLAFQQDLHVLVIMTDMLNYGEALREISAAREEVPGRRGYPGYLYTDLATIYERCGRIVNRKGSITLMPIVTMPGGDITHPVVDLTGYITEGQIYLDRNLHRKGIYPPINVLPSLSRLMKEATRYTREDHQSLSDQLYYCYAEGVELRGLIAVVGEEALTEKDRKYLEFADAFERNFIAQGVYENRSLETTLNIGWDLLSRYIPESDWKRIDPKIIETYCPKHAKR; encoded by the coding sequence ATGCAGGAAAAAGTGTTAAGGGCAAAAGGAGGAATACGATATAAAACTGTAAGCCAGATAAGTGGACCATTATTGATAGTAAAGGGTGTGAATTCAGCGGCATATGGCGAAATTGTAAAAATAGAAGGACCTGATGGTGAAATAAGAACAGGACAGGTGCTTGAGACGGAATTTGGCTATGCGGTAATTCAGGTTTTTGAAGGAACAAGGGGGTTAGATACAGAAAGGACCGCAGTAACGTTCACGGGAGAAACTATGAAGTTTCCAGTTTCTATGGAGTTGCTTGGGAGAATATTTAATGGTAGAGGGGAGCCGATAGATAATAAACCACCACCATTAGCCGTGGATGAATTAGATGTAAACGGTGCGCCGATAAATCCATCTGCAAGAGAATATCCTAAAGAATTTATACAAACAGGAATATCTGCGATAGATGGAATGAATACCTTAAGTAGGGGTCAGAAATTGCCATTATTTACTGAATCCGGTTTGCCACATAACATATTAGCAGCCCAAATAGCGAGGCAAGCTACTATACCTGGGAAAGAAGAAGAGTTCGCAATAGTTTTTGCAACAATGGGCATAGGAATGGAAGATGCATTGTTCTTTAAAGAAGAATTTGAAAGGACAGGAGCTTTGAACAGATTAGTAATGTTCTTAAATTTAGCAGAGGATCCTGCAATAGAGAGAATAATGACGCCAAGACTGGCACTAACGACAGCGGAATACCTTGCATTTCAGCAAGATCTACATGTTCTTGTGATAATGACAGATATGCTGAATTATGGTGAAGCATTGCGTGAAATAAGTGCCGCAAGAGAAGAAGTTCCGGGAAGAAGAGGCTATCCAGGATACTTATATACGGATCTAGCAACAATTTATGAAAGATGCGGAAGAATAGTGAATAGAAAAGGGAGCATAACATTAATGCCTATAGTCACAATGCCTGGTGGAGATATAACTCACCCAGTAGTTGATTTGACAGGATACATAACTGAGGGTCAAATATATCTAGATCGTAATCTACATAGAAAAGGTATATATCCACCAATAAATGTGTTGCCTTCACTTTCAAGACTAATGAAAGAAGCAACTAGATACACACGTGAAGATCACCAATCGCTAAGTGATCAACTATATTACTGCTATGCAGAAGGAGTTGAACTAAGAGGATTAATTGCAGTTGTTGGAGAAGAAGCATTAACTGAAAAAGATCGAAAATATTTGGAGTTCGCGGATGCCTTCGAAAGGAATTTCATAGCACAAGGAGTATATGAAAATAGAAGCTTAGAAACGACTTTAAACATCGGATGGGATTTACTTTCAAGGTATATCCCTGAAAGCGATTGGAAGCGAATAGATCCAAAAATAATAGAGACATATTGCCCAAAACATGCAAAAAGGTAA
- the pyrB gene encoding aspartate carbamoyltransferase, with protein MLKGRDLIEITDLTRDEIEYLFELANKMEKFAKSKSSLLKDKVLALLFFEPSTRTKLSFEAAMLRLGGDVIGFSEPSTSSVAKGESLADTIRVVENYCDGIVIRHPLEGAAKLAAELSKVPVINAGSGALSHPTQALLDLYTIYREKGKIDGLNIALVGDLKYGRTVHSLAYALTYYDVNLYFISPPELRMRREVIEDLTKANVEFKEYFDFRDDVLGNLDVLYVTRIQKERFPDPAEYQKVKNSYKITIDILKKCKHDVMIMHPLPRVDEMDYQIDSTPNAKYFIQTYYGLLMRMALLYAILGEAPLQ; from the coding sequence ATGCTTAAAGGTCGTGATCTAATAGAAATCACAGATTTAACCCGTGATGAAATTGAATACCTATTTGAACTGGCTAATAAAATGGAAAAATTTGCAAAGTCAAAATCTTCTTTATTGAAAGATAAAGTACTAGCATTGCTTTTCTTCGAACCTAGCACGCGAACTAAATTAAGTTTTGAAGCTGCAATGTTAAGACTAGGAGGGGACGTTATTGGGTTTTCAGAACCTTCTACGTCTTCCGTTGCTAAAGGTGAAAGCTTAGCCGACACTATAAGAGTGGTGGAGAACTATTGTGATGGAATTGTTATTAGACATCCATTGGAAGGCGCAGCAAAGTTGGCTGCAGAATTATCGAAAGTACCAGTAATAAACGCGGGCTCAGGTGCGCTTTCACATCCAACACAAGCACTATTGGATCTTTACACAATATATAGGGAGAAAGGTAAGATCGATGGTCTAAATATAGCCCTTGTAGGCGATTTAAAGTATGGACGTACTGTTCACTCTTTGGCTTATGCGCTTACTTACTATGATGTAAATCTTTACTTCATATCTCCTCCAGAATTGCGTATGCGTCGTGAAGTAATAGAAGACTTGACGAAGGCGAATGTTGAATTTAAAGAGTATTTCGATTTTAGAGATGATGTTTTAGGAAATTTAGATGTATTATACGTAACGAGAATACAAAAGGAGCGTTTTCCTGATCCTGCTGAATATCAAAAAGTGAAGAATTCATATAAAATAACTATTGACATATTGAAAAAGTGTAAACACGATGTAATGATAATGCATCCGTTGCCAAGGGTTGACGAAATGGATTATCAAATAGACTCTACGCCAAATGCAAAATATTTTATCCAAACGTACTATGGCTTATTGATGCGAATGGCATTGCTTTATGCAATACTTGGTGAAGCTCCATTACAATAG
- a CDS encoding V-type ATP synthase subunit A, which yields MNEESAGILVRISGPVVYAKGLANARIYELARVGHQGLIGEIISLRGDTGIIQVYEETTGLRPGDPVYLTGGPLSVELGPGIIGQIYDGIQRPLPDIKNKVGDFISRGVVSPALPRNKKWHFIPLVKVGEKVSSGDIIGKVEETPLIEHRIMVPPGLKGIITDISKEGEYAVEDSILTLNSDGKEICLNMVQKWPVRVPRPFVEKLPPDEPLLTGQRIIDTLFPVARGGTATIPGGFGTGKTVTQHQLAKWAHANVIVYVGCGERGNEMTEVLETFPKLKDPRTNRPLMERTVLIANVSNMPVAAREASIYTGVTIAEYFRDMGYDVALMADSTSRWAEALREISGRLEEMPGEEGFPPYLGRRLSEFYERAGKVITLGKEKRVGSVTIVGAVSPPGGDFSEPVVQSTLRLVKVFWALDKSLAERRHFPAINWLTSYSLYTEALKDWYIKNVAEDWPELIKETLSILQKEDELREIVRIVGPDALPESDKEIIEVARMIREDFLTQHAYHPIDSYCPIEKSYLMLKIILQFHRKARVKLSEGVPLTKIMALPIKDEIARMKIVPSSEFRKVYEHIMKELENQFSSLKHER from the coding sequence ATGAATGAAGAAAGCGCTGGCATATTAGTAAGAATATCAGGACCTGTCGTGTACGCTAAGGGACTGGCAAATGCAAGAATTTATGAATTAGCAAGGGTAGGCCACCAAGGATTGATAGGGGAAATAATATCATTGAGAGGAGATACGGGGATAATTCAAGTGTATGAAGAAACAACAGGCCTAAGACCTGGAGATCCAGTATATTTGACAGGAGGACCGCTCTCAGTAGAATTAGGGCCTGGAATTATTGGACAAATATATGATGGTATTCAAAGGCCATTACCCGATATAAAAAATAAAGTTGGTGACTTCATAAGCAGAGGAGTGGTTAGCCCTGCTCTACCAAGAAATAAAAAGTGGCATTTTATACCATTAGTCAAAGTTGGAGAGAAAGTGTCAAGTGGAGATATTATAGGAAAAGTTGAGGAAACACCTTTAATAGAACACAGAATCATGGTCCCCCCAGGCTTGAAAGGTATAATTACTGATATTAGTAAGGAGGGAGAGTACGCTGTTGAAGATTCTATATTAACGCTTAATAGTGACGGCAAAGAAATTTGCTTAAATATGGTTCAAAAGTGGCCAGTAAGAGTACCAAGACCATTTGTTGAAAAGTTGCCGCCAGACGAGCCTCTATTAACTGGTCAAAGAATTATTGATACTTTGTTCCCAGTAGCAAGAGGGGGTACTGCCACTATACCTGGAGGGTTTGGCACGGGGAAAACCGTGACACAACATCAGCTTGCAAAATGGGCTCATGCTAATGTGATAGTGTACGTGGGTTGTGGGGAAAGGGGCAATGAGATGACTGAGGTATTGGAGACATTTCCTAAACTAAAGGATCCCAGAACAAATAGGCCTTTAATGGAAAGAACTGTACTCATCGCTAATGTAAGTAACATGCCTGTGGCTGCGAGAGAAGCCAGCATATATACTGGCGTCACTATAGCAGAATACTTTAGGGATATGGGATATGATGTGGCATTAATGGCGGATTCCACGTCTAGATGGGCTGAAGCGCTTAGAGAGATTAGTGGAAGACTTGAAGAAATGCCTGGAGAAGAAGGATTTCCTCCATATTTAGGTAGACGATTATCCGAATTCTATGAAAGAGCCGGTAAAGTAATAACATTAGGTAAAGAAAAACGTGTAGGATCGGTGACGATAGTAGGTGCAGTATCTCCACCAGGTGGCGATTTCTCGGAACCAGTTGTGCAATCAACTTTGAGATTAGTTAAAGTTTTTTGGGCTCTTGATAAATCTTTAGCGGAGAGGAGACACTTCCCAGCTATAAACTGGTTAACAAGTTATTCTCTTTATACAGAGGCATTGAAAGACTGGTACATTAAGAATGTTGCGGAAGACTGGCCAGAGTTAATTAAGGAAACGCTTTCAATACTTCAAAAAGAAGATGAATTAAGGGAAATTGTAAGAATAGTTGGTCCAGACGCTTTACCAGAGAGCGATAAAGAAATAATTGAAGTTGCAAGAATGATAAGGGAAGACTTTCTCACACAACATGCGTATCATCCCATAGATTCCTATTGTCCTATAGAAAAAAGTTACTTAATGTTGAAAATTATTCTTCAATTTCATAGAAAAGCAAGAGTTAAATTAAGTGAGGGAGTACCCTTGACTAAAATTATGGCCTTACCAATAAAAGATGAAATAGCAAGAATGAAAATAGTTCCATCTTCAGAATTTAGGAAGGTATACGAACATATAATGAAAGAATTGGAAAATCAATTTTCATCCTTAAAACATGAAAGGTGA
- a CDS encoding V-type proton ATPase subunit E, producing MVNKTIKKGAFGDSKNISNRIILEAEREAEIIIENARKHAEEIINKARKDAEEIINKEVKMEYEKIKMEEKRRTAEISLKVKEIMLRERERIFNEVLNEVKKRLHEFKKTDAYASFLQELILEGCEAINSKDLIIKLDQKDKEIEINIEKLRKTIEERIGEKVNMSIVFNNISELGGVIVSTPDESIVYNNTLEAILERNSGNIRKIITKSILEGEKL from the coding sequence ATGGTAAATAAAACTATTAAAAAGGGAGCATTCGGGGATTCGAAAAATATCTCTAACAGAATCATATTGGAGGCTGAGAGGGAAGCTGAAATCATCATAGAAAATGCAAGGAAGCATGCAGAAGAAATAATAAACAAAGCAAGGAAAGATGCAGAAGAAATAATAAACAAAGAAGTAAAAATGGAATATGAAAAGATAAAGATGGAGGAAAAGAGGAGAACTGCTGAAATAAGTTTGAAGGTAAAGGAGATTATGTTGCGTGAGCGAGAAAGAATTTTTAATGAAGTTTTAAATGAAGTAAAGAAAAGACTTCATGAATTTAAAAAAACTGATGCATACGCATCTTTTCTACAAGAACTAATATTGGAAGGTTGCGAAGCTATAAATAGCAAAGATCTTATTATAAAACTTGATCAAAAAGATAAGGAGATTGAAATAAATATTGAAAAATTAAGAAAAACTATTGAAGAAAGAATTGGTGAAAAAGTGAATATGTCAATTGTTTTTAATAACATAAGTGAATTAGGTGGGGTAATAGTATCTACACCTGATGAAAGCATTGTATACAATAATACATTAGAAGCCATACTTGAGAGGAATTCTGGTAATATCAGGAAAATAATAACAAAAAGTATATTGGAAGGTGAGAAGTTATGA
- the dnaG gene encoding DNA primase DnaG, whose protein sequence is MGGAPVTAKYNVVMGFEVDGVVEKPDIIGAIFGQTEGLLGEELDLRELQRTGRISRIEVKINSEGGKTTGEIIIPSSLDKAETALIVAAIEVIDKVGPCSAKFYLKSIEDLREKKREQIIERAKEILNKWKKESNIDTQELLDKIMSEIRASEIIKFGEEGLPAGPGVTKDDTIIIVEGRADVINLLKHGYKNVIAIEGASIPKTIIELSKKKNTIAFVDGDRAGELILKELLQVADIDYIAQAPPGKEVEELTAKEIAKCLSNMIPAKEYLELQMKRPSIEKVKVALPENIIEKVKEHVGTLKASLYDEKGEKIKETSVRDLINEMQQQNKIYGIIFDGVVTQRIVDLAGEKDVKYIIGARVGSIIRRPPTLTILTFDDILATT, encoded by the coding sequence ATGGGAGGTGCTCCAGTTACCGCAAAATATAATGTGGTCATGGGATTTGAAGTAGATGGCGTTGTTGAAAAACCTGACATTATAGGTGCTATCTTCGGGCAAACAGAAGGCTTACTTGGTGAAGAACTAGACCTTCGAGAGCTTCAGAGAACGGGAAGAATTAGTAGGATTGAAGTTAAAATAAACAGCGAAGGAGGAAAAACTACTGGGGAAATCATCATACCATCAAGTTTAGATAAAGCTGAAACTGCATTGATCGTGGCAGCAATAGAGGTCATAGACAAAGTAGGTCCATGTTCTGCAAAATTCTATTTGAAAAGTATAGAAGATCTAAGAGAGAAAAAAAGAGAGCAGATTATTGAGAGAGCTAAGGAAATTTTAAACAAATGGAAAAAAGAATCAAACATAGATACGCAAGAATTATTGGATAAAATAATGAGTGAGATACGGGCGTCAGAAATAATTAAATTTGGTGAGGAAGGGCTTCCAGCAGGACCTGGGGTCACTAAAGACGATACTATAATAATAGTTGAAGGGAGAGCCGATGTAATCAACCTACTTAAACATGGGTATAAAAATGTAATTGCAATTGAAGGTGCGTCAATACCTAAAACCATAATTGAGCTTTCAAAAAAGAAGAATACAATAGCATTTGTAGATGGGGATAGAGCTGGCGAATTAATATTGAAAGAATTATTACAAGTAGCAGACATAGATTATATAGCACAAGCTCCACCTGGAAAAGAAGTTGAAGAATTGACAGCAAAGGAAATAGCTAAATGTTTATCAAATATGATTCCAGCAAAAGAATATTTAGAACTTCAAATGAAACGTCCCTCTATAGAAAAAGTAAAAGTAGCATTGCCTGAAAACATTATTGAAAAGGTGAAAGAACACGTAGGAACTTTAAAAGCAAGCTTATATGATGAGAAGGGAGAAAAAATAAAAGAAACATCAGTAAGAGACTTAATAAATGAAATGCAACAACAAAACAAAATTTACGGGATTATCTTCGACGGTGTGGTTACACAGAGAATAGTTGATCTCGCGGGAGAAAAAGATGTTAAATACATAATAGGCGCTAGAGTAGGAAGCATAATTAGACGTCCACCTACATTGACTATACTAACGTTTGACGACATTCTGGCAACAACTTAA
- the rimI gene encoding ribosomal protein S18-alanine N-acetyltransferase, with amino-acid sequence MSRCHDNDDAKIREASVNDIDEVYLIEKLSFHEQEVYPKDLLKFYLSIAPKTFLVAEVGGKIVGYVIAVIRRGYIGHIVSIAVNPSFRGKGFGKLLMIKIEETLKILGCAVLRLEVKKTNIVARNLYLKIGFVEAYEVPNYYFNGCDAIVMFKLLPECRQTLV; translated from the coding sequence ATGAGTAGATGTCATGACAATGATGATGCTAAAATTAGAGAAGCATCCGTTAATGATATAGATGAAGTATACTTAATTGAGAAGTTGTCATTTCATGAACAAGAAGTTTACCCTAAGGATTTATTAAAATTTTATTTAAGTATTGCCCCCAAAACGTTTTTGGTAGCGGAAGTCGGGGGAAAAATAGTAGGATATGTTATAGCAGTTATTAGACGAGGTTATATTGGCCACATAGTGTCAATAGCAGTAAACCCCTCTTTTAGAGGAAAAGGATTTGGAAAACTTTTAATGATAAAAATCGAGGAAACTTTAAAAATATTGGGGTGCGCTGTTTTAAGACTTGAAGTAAAAAAGACAAATATCGTAGCTCGCAATTTGTACTTGAAGATTGGTTTTGTTGAAGCATATGAAGTGCCAAATTATTATTTTAACGGTTGTGACGCGATAGTGATGTTTAAGTTGTTGCCAGAATGTCGTCAAACGTTAGTATAG
- a CDS encoding helix-turn-helix domain-containing protein has product MLMTEEDIAKRIAGEIILSDKPWIIMKKWREIFEVSQVEVANIMQVTPSVISDYEVGRRIPGSKFIKKFVNALVEIDRKRGCKKIKEFSNMLLDMPKNAIIDIREYAEPVTVNDICLSVKGELIACSHLSGRKIFGHTIVDSIKCIEQLSGIDFFRLMGETSMRALIFTKVSIGRSPMVAVRVYPIKPAMVVMHGTQRIDELAIKLATIEQIPLVLSKIESVEKMVENLKKLTFRK; this is encoded by the coding sequence ATTTTGATGACAGAAGAAGATATCGCAAAAAGAATAGCAGGAGAAATAATATTATCTGATAAACCATGGATTATCATGAAAAAATGGAGAGAAATTTTCGAAGTTTCTCAAGTAGAAGTTGCAAATATTATGCAAGTGACACCTTCAGTTATAAGTGATTATGAAGTGGGAAGGAGGATACCTGGTTCCAAATTTATTAAAAAATTTGTTAATGCATTAGTCGAAATTGATAGAAAACGGGGCTGTAAAAAGATAAAAGAGTTTTCCAACATGCTTTTAGACATGCCCAAAAATGCTATTATAGATATAAGGGAGTACGCAGAACCAGTTACTGTAAATGATATATGCTTAAGTGTGAAGGGAGAACTTATTGCTTGCAGCCACTTATCCGGTAGGAAAATATTTGGGCATACTATCGTCGACAGTATAAAATGCATAGAACAACTTTCAGGAATAGATTTCTTCAGGTTGATGGGAGAAACCTCCATGAGAGCGTTGATATTCACTAAAGTTAGTATAGGAAGATCGCCGATGGTTGCTGTACGCGTATACCCAATAAAACCGGCCATGGTCGTTATGCATGGTACACAACGTATAGACGAGTTGGCCATAAAGTTAGCGACTATAGAGCAAATACCATTAGTTCTGTCAAAAATAGAAAGTGTTGAAAAAATGGTAGAAAATTTGAAGAAACTTACATTTAGAAAATAA
- a CDS encoding V-type ATP synthase subunit F, with amino-acid sequence MKVALIADFDTAIGFKLAGLKEVYVVTDGTQAEEVMNKLTKDSEIGIIIITESLANKIRQHIKELYKKLTPIVVEIPDKKGTPIVVEFIKDIVKRTIGIELLIG; translated from the coding sequence ATGAAAGTTGCATTAATAGCTGATTTTGATACAGCTATAGGATTTAAATTAGCTGGTTTAAAAGAGGTATACGTAGTTACTGATGGAACACAAGCAGAGGAAGTTATGAACAAGTTAACGAAGGATTCGGAAATAGGCATTATAATAATAACTGAAAGTTTAGCCAATAAAATAAGACAGCATATTAAGGAACTATATAAGAAATTGACCCCGATTGTTGTTGAAATACCAGATAAGAAGGGGACTCCCATAGTAGTAGAATTTATTAAAGACATTGTAAAGAGAACAATAGGTATTGAATTACTGATAGGATGA
- the pyrI gene encoding aspartate carbamoyltransferase regulatory subunit, whose amino-acid sequence MEKYELRVQKIKEGTVIDHIPAGYALSVLKILGITGREGFIVTIACNVSSKKYGRKDIVKIEGKELKIEEVNKIALIAPTATINIIKDYNVVKKYKVSVPKEIMNILKCTNPACITRSEREPITPKFKVISEKPVRLRCVFCDNILELEDIEKQISEKY is encoded by the coding sequence ATGGAAAAATATGAGCTTAGGGTCCAGAAGATAAAGGAAGGAACTGTTATAGATCATATTCCTGCTGGTTATGCATTAAGTGTTTTGAAAATTTTAGGAATAACGGGAAGAGAAGGTTTCATAGTAACGATTGCTTGTAATGTCTCAAGCAAAAAATATGGTAGAAAAGACATTGTTAAAATAGAAGGGAAAGAATTAAAGATTGAAGAAGTAAATAAAATTGCATTAATAGCCCCTACCGCAACAATAAACATAATAAAGGATTATAATGTCGTCAAAAAATATAAAGTGAGTGTACCAAAGGAAATAATGAACATTTTAAAATGCACCAACCCCGCTTGCATAACAAGAAGTGAAAGAGAACCTATAACACCAAAATTCAAAGTTATCTCTGAAAAGCCAGTTAGATTAAGATGTGTTTTTTGCGATAATATACTGGAATTGGAAGATATAGAGAAACAAATTAGTGAAAAATATTAA
- a CDS encoding ArsR family transcriptional regulator, with protein sequence MSKFSEDSLNKVFRAIGNETRTKILLKLYSSKESSFTDLMLDLNMSPRTDSGKFAHHLKILIEAGLVRENEDKRKYELTDFGEEVVLLLQKIKEDIIKREGKYLVRTSNLTMEPFERRKIVEALMREAKAPRSIAEEIAKEAEERILKSNIKYLTAPLIREIVNSILLERNYEDYRHAMTRLGLPVYDVEKIINEKTPTITSPLTTYLRAGNSVMSEYALIKELPRDISDAHISGAINLNNLSFWGVMPETIHHNIKKVLNNDLTFNNLSSAFIPKISKAKTIDEALENTIKITQLVENQISVGQVIDDINVMLSHFISGIRYDDIFAKVRKMIISLNQIPGILRSPRSVAIGLRLDKSLEKDGFFEEKVLLFKAFIEALTIGDEGKRPFLTPLPIIKMDKFVFESTNFDEEISKVCELVHKWCTPIIVNSEWENNIESSYCWDLSRIDSSLGERNNTGTLNTVIINLPRIALESKGDDSLFFSKLEETINLSINAINYGKEKIKEKLVRGTLPFLSLEVDGESYYCMDEGYGRIGFAGLFEATRIHMNKDIHQEKEALNFSKKIVEKTLELLKDHPKIKITEISIEDPSRRLFIADGIRYGFRIIEEKVNGRISKYSMNTIIPYDIYVPLNRRIEIEGIFHKKMLGGNCLNIPLIEPIPPKDTFCKYLKEIIYNNRVAAFTFSLDFTYCKKCGILMHGKRERCDYCGRSLAALEYYSKNVNTYMTDTNNETKNVKGYLL encoded by the coding sequence ATGAGCAAATTTTCTGAGGATAGCCTGAACAAGGTATTTAGAGCTATTGGAAACGAAACACGTACAAAAATTTTACTAAAATTGTATTCTTCAAAAGAAAGCAGCTTTACTGATTTAATGTTAGACCTAAACATGTCTCCCAGAACAGATTCAGGAAAATTTGCACATCATTTAAAAATACTAATCGAAGCTGGTCTTGTAAGAGAAAATGAAGATAAAAGGAAATATGAATTAACTGATTTTGGAGAAGAAGTTGTGCTTTTATTGCAAAAAATAAAAGAGGATATTATAAAGAGGGAAGGCAAATATCTTGTAAGAACATCCAACTTAACTATGGAGCCATTTGAAAGAAGAAAAATAGTTGAAGCATTAATGCGTGAAGCTAAAGCTCCACGATCAATTGCAGAAGAAATAGCCAAAGAAGCTGAAGAAAGAATTTTGAAGAGCAATATAAAGTACTTAACCGCCCCATTAATAAGAGAAATAGTAAACTCGATACTCCTGGAACGTAACTATGAGGATTATAGACATGCTATGACAAGGTTGGGTCTGCCTGTATACGATGTTGAAAAAATAATCAATGAGAAGACGCCTACCATAACTTCCCCTTTAACCACATACCTAAGAGCAGGTAACTCAGTTATGAGTGAATATGCATTAATAAAGGAACTTCCAAGGGATATTTCAGATGCACATATTTCAGGGGCTATAAATTTAAACAATCTATCATTCTGGGGAGTTATGCCAGAAACTATTCACCATAATATTAAAAAAGTACTAAACAATGACCTAACTTTTAATAACTTATCTAGCGCATTTATTCCAAAAATCAGTAAGGCCAAAACTATAGATGAAGCGTTGGAAAATACAATAAAAATCACTCAACTAGTGGAAAACCAGATTTCAGTAGGACAAGTTATTGACGATATTAATGTTATGTTATCTCATTTTATAAGTGGAATTCGTTACGATGACATATTTGCAAAAGTTAGAAAGATGATTATTAGTTTAAATCAAATACCTGGAATCCTAAGGTCTCCTAGATCAGTGGCGATAGGCTTAAGGCTTGATAAAAGTTTAGAAAAAGACGGATTTTTTGAAGAAAAGGTATTGTTATTCAAAGCATTTATTGAAGCACTTACAATTGGAGATGAAGGAAAAAGACCCTTTCTTACACCATTGCCCATAATAAAGATGGATAAATTTGTTTTTGAAAGCACAAATTTTGATGAGGAAATATCTAAAGTTTGTGAATTAGTCCACAAATGGTGCACACCAATTATTGTAAATTCAGAATGGGAAAATAATATAGAATCAAGTTATTGTTGGGATTTATCGAGGATAGATAGCTCCCTAGGAGAAAGAAATAATACTGGCACATTAAATACCGTTATAATAAATCTACCCAGGATAGCACTTGAATCTAAGGGAGATGATTCTCTATTCTTCTCAAAATTAGAAGAAACCATTAACTTAAGCATAAATGCCATAAATTATGGAAAGGAAAAAATAAAAGAAAAACTAGTTAGAGGAACATTACCCTTTCTTTCCTTGGAAGTAGATGGTGAAAGTTATTATTGTATGGATGAGGGATATGGAAGAATCGGATTTGCCGGACTATTTGAGGCTACGAGGATTCACATGAATAAAGATATACATCAAGAAAAAGAAGCGCTAAATTTTTCTAAGAAAATTGTTGAAAAAACACTTGAACTTCTAAAAGATCATCCAAAAATAAAAATTACAGAAATAAGCATTGAAGATCCTAGCAGACGATTATTCATTGCAGACGGCATTCGTTATGGTTTTAGAATTATTGAAGAGAAAGTGAATGGAAGAATTTCAAAATATTCAATGAATACTATAATTCCATATGACATCTACGTACCATTAAATAGACGAATCGAAATAGAAGGAATATTTCATAAGAAAATGTTAGGAGGCAACTGTTTAAATATACCTCTCATAGAGCCGATTCCACCAAAAGATACGTTTTGCAAATACCTTAAAGAAATAATATATAATAATAGGGTTGCCGCATTTACATTTTCACTTGATTTTACATACTGCAAAAAGTGTGGAATACTAATGCATGGAAAACGTGAAAGATGCGATTATTGTGGGCGTTCACTGGCTGCATTAGAATACTACTCAAAAAATGTAAATACATACATGACAGATACAAATAATGAAACAAAAAATGTTAAAGGGTATCTATTGTAA
- a CDS encoding DivIVA domain-containing protein has translation MDDKKDAEDLKPTLLVILEAEREAEIIIENARKHAEEIINKARKDAEEIINKEVKMEIHKRIESLKKELDNRLEEYEKKELEKNSAFINKISKTVENNKEKIINEIIKVVLKHGK, from the coding sequence ATGGATGATAAAAAAGATGCTGAAGACCTTAAGCCAACATTACTAGTCATATTGGAGGCTGAGAGGGAAGCTGAAATCATCATAGAAAATGCAAGGAAGCATGCAGAAGAAATAATAAACAAAGCAAGGAAAGATGCAGAAGAAATAATAAACAAAGAAGTAAAAATGGAAATTCATAAAAGAATAGAAAGTTTGAAGAAAGAATTGGACAATCGCCTTGAAGAATATGAAAAGAAAGAGTTGGAAAAGAATTCTGCCTTTATTAATAAAATAAGTAAAACGGTCGAAAATAATAAAGAAAAAATAATCAATGAAATAATTAAGGTGGTGTTAAAACATGGTAAATAA